In one window of Macrobrachium rosenbergii isolate ZJJX-2024 chromosome 27, ASM4041242v1, whole genome shotgun sequence DNA:
- the LOC136853218 gene encoding uncharacterized protein — protein MAVAVYHRLFFILKSKRQARLNGSITAEELDAAGKAVIRYIQKKTFSVDFFGPQEVKEGRQIRKRYGVLFTCLSTRAIHIETANSLDTSSFINALRRFVARRGNVKKIWCDNGTNFHGAEKELRKSLQEMNDDQVRAFLSKESISWTFNPPTASHMGGVWERQIRTVRKVLTPLFKEHAGQLDDESNRTLLTEVEAIVNDRPLTTVSDSPDDLQPLSPAQLLTQKSSVVMPPPGIFQKGDMYLRQRYDMFNSWLTYSGLDGEENIYQHYKRDRSGTRKSGTFKLVILSL, from the exons ATGGCTGTTGCTGTGTATCACCGTCTCTTTTTCATACTGAAATCTAAGAGACAAGCTAGACTTAATGGTTCAATTACAGCAGAAGAATTAGATGCTGCTGGAAAAGCAGTCATCAGATATATCCAGAAGAAAACTTTTA GTGTTGACTTCTTTGGGCCACAGGAAGTCAAAGAAGGAAGGCAAATCAGGAAGAGGTATGGTGTATTATTTACTTGCTTGTCTACAAGAGCAATTCATATAGAGACAGCCAATTCCTTAGACACATCGTCCTTCATAAATGCTTTAAGAAGGTTTGTTGCTAGAAGAGGAAATGTAAAGAAGATCTGGTGTGACAATGGGACAAACTTTCATGGAGCTGAGAAGGAGTTGAGGAAGTCACTGCAAGAGATGAATGATGATCAGGTCAGAGCTTTCCtctcaaaagaaagcatcagctggACCTTCAATCCCCCTACAGCTAGTCATATGGGAGGTGTGTGGGAACGTCAGATTAGAACTGTGAGAAAGGTCTTGACTCCTCTCTTTAAAGAACATGCTGGACAACTGGATGATGAGAGTAACCGCACTCTTCTCACAGAAGTTGAGGCTATAGTGAATGACCGTCCTTTGACCACAGTCAGTGACAGCCCAGATGACTTACAACCACTCAGTCCAGCACAGCTTCTCACACAGAAATCAAGTGTTGTGATGCCACCACCTGGAATTTTTCAGAAAGGAGATATGTATCTGAGACAGAGGTATGATATGTTCAATTCTTGGCTAACTTATTCTGGACTAGATGGCGAAGAGAATATTTATCAACATTACAAGAGAGACAGAAGTGGAACAAGGAAAAGCGGCACCTTCAAGTTGGTGATATTGTCCTTGTAA
- the LOC136853219 gene encoding uncharacterized protein, with the protein MVSTSSRCLPSKKPNKITVVFDCSAKYQGSSLNDKLMQGPDMTNSLIGVLIRFRLERVALMGDIESMFYQVQVPKVQHKYLRFLWWPGGEIESELTEYRMGVHIFGAVSSPSIANYALRAAADHARDKYGPDVERTIKTNFYADDYLKSVPSEEQALRLVKDVTAALKERGFRLTKFVTKRILCEVCQDSSIGWDDVIPKKYLKPWRRWLDDLPILGNLKIPRCVKPKEFGTVTSTQLHMFSDASNEGYGAAAYIRLSDNMKVIKDFSENTQWRYVQSKENPADIASRGFTSQQILNSNIWFDGPYFLRGPEELWKNDMPQGVVELEGSTSFCSASRR; encoded by the exons ATGGTATCTACCTCATCACGGTGTCTACCATCCAAAAAGCCAAATAAGATTACAGTAGTCTTTGACTGTAGTGCTAAATACCAGGGTAGTTCCCTTAATGACAAGTTGATGCAAGGTCCTGATATGACTAATTCCCTGATTGGAGTGCTCATCAGATTTCGTCTAGAAAGGGTGGCCTTGATGGGTGACATAGAATCTATGTTTTACCAAGTTCAGGTACCAAAGGTTCAACATAAATACCTAAGATTCTTATGGTGGCCTGGTGGTGAAATTGAAAGCGAACTTACAGAGTATCGAATGGGTGTTCACATCTTTGGAGCAGTATCATCACCTAGCATCGCCAATTATGCTTTGAGGGCAGCAGCTGACCATGCAAGAGATAAGTATGGTCCAGATGTAGAACGCACCATTAAGACTAATTTTTATGCGGATGACTATTTAAAGTCTGTACCTTCAGAAGAGCAGGCATTAAGACTTGTGAAAGACGTTACAGCAGCATTGAAGGAAAGAGGCTTTCGGCTGACAAAGTTTGTGA CTAAGAGAATTCTTTGCGAAGTTTGTCAGGATAGCAGCATTGGATGGGATGATGTTATTCCCAAAAAATACCTGAAGCCCTGGAGAAGGTGGCTTGATGATTTACCAATCCTGGGTAACTTAAAGATTCCAAGATGTGTCAAACCAAAGGAATTTGGTACAGTGACTTCCACACAGCTGCACATGTTTTCAGATGCTAGTAATGAAGGCTATGGTGCTGCAGCATACATAAGACTTTCCGATAACA TGAAAGTAATTAAGGATTTCTCTGAAAATACACAGTGGAGATATGTTCAGAGTAAAGAGAATCCTGCTGATATTGCATCAAGAGGTTTCACAAGTCAGCAAATTCTGAACAGTAACATTTGGTTTGATGGCCCATATTTTCTTAGAGGACCAGAGGAGCTGTGGAAAAATGATATGCCCCAAGGTGTAGTTGAATTGGAAGGATCTACAAGTTTTTGCAGTGCATCCAGAAGATGA